Proteins found in one Poecilia reticulata strain Guanapo linkage group LG15, Guppy_female_1.0+MT, whole genome shotgun sequence genomic segment:
- the LOC103477141 gene encoding oocyte zinc finger protein XlCOF20-like isoform X3 yields the protein MPRNKTSARGNRIPQAVGMKLEPTTMDVNQMLVVKEEDAKDENPKLYHIKKEDEDVCISLGGELHKVKGEFESGIKCEDGEQSPLLSQLYQDQMKDGELSEKNRESIRTEDHGDDSNSLESEDTERDEEDDDANCPVSEMKDSSDSGLETKDMDHSWKESRAPESDGNQANKQDSEIKSPSSLDIKKCFKKNKNVNTRKKVQTGGEFNCENCGKTFFGKWNLNAHMRIHTGEKPFCCDVCGDRFSHSSHLNTHMRIHTGEKPFCCDVCGHKFRQKSLLTTHMRIHTGQKPFCCDFCGHRFSHKSSLITHMRIHTGQKPFCCDLCGNRFSRKTTLNKHMRIHTGQKPFCCDVCGHRFSCKSHLSRHIRIHRGQKITAV from the coding sequence ATGTTAATCAGATGCTGGTGGTTAAAGAAGAAGACGCAAAAGATGAAAACCCGAAACTGTACCACATAAAGAAGGAAGATGAGGATGTCTGCATCAGCCTGGGGGGAGAGCTGCACAAAGTGAAGGGGGAGTTTGAAAGTGGCATAAAGTGTGAGGATGGTGAACAGTCCCCTCTGCTCTCACAGCTTTATCAAGACCAAATGAAAGATGGAgaactttcagaaaaaaacagagaatccatcAGGACAGAAGATCATGGAGATGATTCCAACTCCTTAGAGTCTGAAGACACCGAAAGGGATGAAGAGGATGATGATGCAAATTGCCCTGTCTCTGAAATGAAAGACTCATCAGACTCTGGACTGGAAACTAAGGACATGGACCATAGCTGGAAGGAGAGCAGAGCTCCTGAGTCAGATGGAAACCAAGCGAACAAACAAGATTCAGAAATAAAGTCTCCAAGCTCTCtggatattaaaaaatgttttaaaaagaacaaaaatgttaacaCACGAAAGAAGGTACAGACAGGAGGGGAATTTAACTGTGAAAACTGTGGCAAAACCTTTTTTGGAAAATGGAATTTAAATGcacacatgagaattcacacaggagAAAAACCTTTCTGTTGTGATGTTTGTGGAGACAGATTTAGCCATAGTTCACATTTAAACACGCATATGAGAATCCATACAGGAGAAAAACCTTTCTGTTGTGATGTTTGTGGACACAAGTTTAgacaaaaatcacttttaaccacacacatgagaatccacacaggACAGAAACCTTTCTGTTGTGATTTTTGTGGACACAGATTTAGCCATAAATCTAGTTTAATCAcacacatgagaatccacacaggCCAAAAACCTTTCTGTTGTGATCTTTGTGGAAATAGATTCAGCCGTAAAACTactttaaacaaacacatgagaatccacacaggCCAGAAGCCTTTCTGTTGTGACGTTTGTGGACACAGATTTAGCTGTAAGTCACATTTAAGCAGACACATCAGAATCCACAGAGGACAGAAAATAACTGCGGTATGA
- the mocos gene encoding molybdenum cofactor sulfurase isoform X2 produces the protein MDFHDLCSFESFQQCCDRYGYEGNFRDVVEQEFRRSKGVTYLDHAAATLYPESLLRDYFRDISTNLYGNPHSHNPSSSLTHDTVERVRDRVLQHFNTTSKEYSVIFTSGCTAALKLVAESFPWSSGATREAGSFFCYLTDSHTSVVGMRGWTAALGVVALPVAPQELTTRAKDRVQGEDASCQTPHLFCYPAQSNFSGRKYPLSHVRGIQARRLYPACDLPGRWFVLLDAASHVGCSPLSLQDCPADFIPISFYKIFGFPSGLGALLVRNDAAGILKKSYFGGGTAAAYLSGEDYYVQVENISDRFEDGTVSFLDIIALNHAFESLYRITGSMHNIQQHTFGLARYTYMLLSSLCHGNGRPVAQIYTEGQFESPITQGAILNFNLLDSSGQIIGYSQVDRMASLYNIHVRTGCFCNTGACQAFLGISSQQMKRNLQAGHVCGDNMDLVDGQPTGSVRVSFGYMSTFEDCQKFLKFVAECFVEKPVTVDQVRLQKLKTAGPPSEESNERPSVEISNGQIHKGAEKKSAEASRKRFGHGGSKRPGEAYTLTNIYIYPVKSCGAYEVQDWPVGPLGLLHDRGWMVVNHNGVCLSQKRETRLCLIRPQVHLAANKLFLQASGMESVSVPLEDDVRLHADSRVCRSKVCGDRVETMDCGDEAASWLSDFLGQPCRLIRQRPDYTREMKKKPADVFCLQTRREIVRMASSGRSARLQLTKLSCLRRSTPRRKILSIYVGTGPLFGTLIIKKDGCTLKRLFSPLSHLIVNLKHIKNLNSPFMVS, from the exons ATGGATTTCCACGACCTCTGTTCTTTTGAGTCTTTCCAGCAATGCTGCGATCGATACGGCTACGAGGGGAACTTCCGGGACGTGGTGGAGCAGGAGTTCCGAAGGTCCAAAG GAGTTACATATCTGGATCATGCTGCAGCCACTCTGTACCCGGAGTCTCTGCTCAGAGACTACTTCCGGGACATTTCCACGAATCTGTACG GAAACCCCCACAGCCACAATCCCAGCAGCAGCTTGACACACGACACCGTGGAGCGGGTCAGAGACAG AGTGTTGCAGCATTTCAACACCACCTCCAAAGAATACTCGGTGATCTTCACTTCTGGCTGCACAGCTGCTCTCAAGTTGGTGGCTGAGAGCTTTCCCTGGAGCTCCGGTGCTACGAGGGAGGCTGGCAGTTTCTTCTGCTATCTCACCGACAGCCACACGTCTGTTGTTGGCATGAGAGGATGGACTGCAGCCCTGGGGGTCGTTGCCCTTCCTGTTGCCCCGCAGGAGCTGACAACCAGGGCAAAGGACAGAGTTCAAGGAGAAGATGCTTCCTGCCAAACGCCGCACCTTTTCTGCTACCCGGCGCAGAGCAACTTCTCAGGGAGGAAGTATCCTCTCAGCCATGTGAGAGGCATCCAGGCGAGACGCCTCTACCCGGCGTGCGACCTGCCAGGCCGCTGGTTCGTGCTGCTCGATGCAGCTTCGCATGTCGGCTGTTCCCCTCTAAGCCTTCAGGACTGCCCCGCTGATTTCATTCCCATTTCCTTCTACAAGATATTCGGCTTCCCATCGGGTCTGGGGGCTCTTCTTGTCCGTAACGACGCAGCAGGCATACTAAAAAAGTCTTATTTTGGAGGAGGCACAGCAGCAGCTTACCTTTCTGGAGAGGATTATTATGTGCAggtggaaaacatttctgacag ATTTGAAGACGGCACTGTCTCCTTCTTGGACATCATCGCTTTAAACCATGCGTTTGAATCTCTTTACAGGATAACAG GGAGCATGCACAACATCCAGCAGCACACTTTTGGCTTGGCACGCTACACTTACATGCTGCTCTCAAGTCTTTGCCATGGCAACGGTAGACCGGTGGCGCAGATATACACCGAGGGCCAGTTTGAGAGTCCAATCACTCAGGGAGCAATCCTGAACTTTAACCTCCTGGATTCAAGTGGACAGATAATTGGGTACTCACAG GTGGACAGAATGGCCAGTCTGTACAACATTCATGTGAGAACTGGTTGCTTCTGCAACACCGGCGCCTGCCAGGCCTTCCTGGGCATCTCCAGCCAGCAGATGAAGAGAAACCTGCAG GCAGGTCATGTCTGCGGGGACAACATGGACTTGGTGGACGGCCAGCCGACCGGATCCGTCCGCGTGTCCTTCGGCTACATGTCCACCTTCGAAGACTGTCAAAAGTTCCTGAAGTTTGTTGCCGAGTGCTTCGTGGAGAAACCCGTCACGGTAGACCAAGTCAGGCTGCAGAAGCTGAAAACAGCCGGGCCGCCATCAGAGGAATCCAATGAACGTCCTTCAGTTGAAATTTCTAATGGACAAATCCACAAAGGAGCTGAGAAGAAATCCGCAGAAGCGTCTCGGAAAAGATTTGGACATGGAGGCTCAAAGCGCCCCGGGGAGGCTTACACTCTGACCAACATCTATATTTACCCCGTCAAATCCTGCGGCGCATACGAG GTGCAGGACTGGCCGGTGGGGCCGCTGGGTTTGCTGCACGACAGAGGCTGGATGGTGGTGAACCACAACGGCGTGTGTCTGAGTCAGAAGAGGGAGACGCGTTTGTGCCTCATTCGCCCACAAGTCCACCTCGCCGCAAACAAATTGTTCCTGCAGGCGTCGG GGATGGAGAGCGTGTCGGTCCCCCTGGAAGACGACGTCCGGCTGCACGCAGACTCTCGTGTGTGTCGCAGTAAAGTTTGCGGGGACAG GGTGGAGACGATGGACTGCGGAGACGAAGCTGCATCATGGCTTTCAGACTTCCTGGGACAGCCGTGCCGCCTGATAAGACAACGTCCTGATTACACACGAGAAATGAAGAAGAAGCCAGCCGACG tgttttgtcttCAGACTCGGCGTGAGATAGTCAGGATGGCGTCATCTGGGCGATCCGCTCGGCTCCAACTCACCAAACTTTCCTGTTTGAGACGTTCAACCCCCAGGAGAAAAATCCTCAGCATTTATGTTGGCACTGGGCCGCTGTTTGGGACGTTGATCATTAAGAAAGATGGCTGCACATTAAAGAGATTGTTTTCGCCTTTATCTCACTTAATTGTTAATCTGAAACACATAAAGAACCTCAATTCTCCTTTCATGGTTTcttaa
- the mocos gene encoding molybdenum cofactor sulfurase isoform X1, which translates to MDFHDLCSFESFQQCCDRYGYEGNFRDVVEQEFRRSKGVTYLDHAAATLYPESLLRDYFRDISTNLYGNPHSHNPSSSLTHDTVERVRDRVLQHFNTTSKEYSVIFTSGCTAALKLVAESFPWSSGATREAGSFFCYLTDSHTSVVGMRGWTAALGVVALPVAPQELTTRAKDRVQGEDASCQTPHLFCYPAQSNFSGRKYPLSHVRGIQARRLYPACDLPGRWFVLLDAASHVGCSPLSLQDCPADFIPISFYKIFGFPSGLGALLVRNDAAGILKKSYFGGGTAAAYLSGEDYYVQVENISDRFEDGTVSFLDIIALNHAFESLYRITGSMHNIQQHTFGLARYTYMLLSSLCHGNGRPVAQIYTEGQFESPITQGAILNFNLLDSSGQIIGYSQVDRMASLYNIHVRTGCFCNTGACQAFLGISSQQMKRNLQAGHVCGDNMDLVDGQPTGSVRVSFGYMSTFEDCQKFLKFVAECFVEKPVTVDQVRLQKLKTAGPPSEESNERPSVEISNGQIHKGAEKKSAEASRKRFGHGGSKRPGEAYTLTNIYIYPVKSCGAYEVQDWPVGPLGLLHDRGWMVVNHNGVCLSQKRETRLCLIRPQVHLAANKLFLQASGMESVSVPLEDDVRLHADSRVCRSKVCGDRVETMDCGDEAASWLSDFLGQPCRLIRQRPDYTREMKKKPADAADSPLLSLVNEAQYLMINRASVALIQDLMSSRQDGHQLLHTQSVISRFRANLVIAGAEPFEEDNWSHLIIGDTRFMVAGRCGRCQMIGVDQDTGTKTKEPLISLSAYRTGKVTFGVYLSLQDPEDSAGANVLSVGSLIRAEPHNY; encoded by the exons ATGGATTTCCACGACCTCTGTTCTTTTGAGTCTTTCCAGCAATGCTGCGATCGATACGGCTACGAGGGGAACTTCCGGGACGTGGTGGAGCAGGAGTTCCGAAGGTCCAAAG GAGTTACATATCTGGATCATGCTGCAGCCACTCTGTACCCGGAGTCTCTGCTCAGAGACTACTTCCGGGACATTTCCACGAATCTGTACG GAAACCCCCACAGCCACAATCCCAGCAGCAGCTTGACACACGACACCGTGGAGCGGGTCAGAGACAG AGTGTTGCAGCATTTCAACACCACCTCCAAAGAATACTCGGTGATCTTCACTTCTGGCTGCACAGCTGCTCTCAAGTTGGTGGCTGAGAGCTTTCCCTGGAGCTCCGGTGCTACGAGGGAGGCTGGCAGTTTCTTCTGCTATCTCACCGACAGCCACACGTCTGTTGTTGGCATGAGAGGATGGACTGCAGCCCTGGGGGTCGTTGCCCTTCCTGTTGCCCCGCAGGAGCTGACAACCAGGGCAAAGGACAGAGTTCAAGGAGAAGATGCTTCCTGCCAAACGCCGCACCTTTTCTGCTACCCGGCGCAGAGCAACTTCTCAGGGAGGAAGTATCCTCTCAGCCATGTGAGAGGCATCCAGGCGAGACGCCTCTACCCGGCGTGCGACCTGCCAGGCCGCTGGTTCGTGCTGCTCGATGCAGCTTCGCATGTCGGCTGTTCCCCTCTAAGCCTTCAGGACTGCCCCGCTGATTTCATTCCCATTTCCTTCTACAAGATATTCGGCTTCCCATCGGGTCTGGGGGCTCTTCTTGTCCGTAACGACGCAGCAGGCATACTAAAAAAGTCTTATTTTGGAGGAGGCACAGCAGCAGCTTACCTTTCTGGAGAGGATTATTATGTGCAggtggaaaacatttctgacag ATTTGAAGACGGCACTGTCTCCTTCTTGGACATCATCGCTTTAAACCATGCGTTTGAATCTCTTTACAGGATAACAG GGAGCATGCACAACATCCAGCAGCACACTTTTGGCTTGGCACGCTACACTTACATGCTGCTCTCAAGTCTTTGCCATGGCAACGGTAGACCGGTGGCGCAGATATACACCGAGGGCCAGTTTGAGAGTCCAATCACTCAGGGAGCAATCCTGAACTTTAACCTCCTGGATTCAAGTGGACAGATAATTGGGTACTCACAG GTGGACAGAATGGCCAGTCTGTACAACATTCATGTGAGAACTGGTTGCTTCTGCAACACCGGCGCCTGCCAGGCCTTCCTGGGCATCTCCAGCCAGCAGATGAAGAGAAACCTGCAG GCAGGTCATGTCTGCGGGGACAACATGGACTTGGTGGACGGCCAGCCGACCGGATCCGTCCGCGTGTCCTTCGGCTACATGTCCACCTTCGAAGACTGTCAAAAGTTCCTGAAGTTTGTTGCCGAGTGCTTCGTGGAGAAACCCGTCACGGTAGACCAAGTCAGGCTGCAGAAGCTGAAAACAGCCGGGCCGCCATCAGAGGAATCCAATGAACGTCCTTCAGTTGAAATTTCTAATGGACAAATCCACAAAGGAGCTGAGAAGAAATCCGCAGAAGCGTCTCGGAAAAGATTTGGACATGGAGGCTCAAAGCGCCCCGGGGAGGCTTACACTCTGACCAACATCTATATTTACCCCGTCAAATCCTGCGGCGCATACGAG GTGCAGGACTGGCCGGTGGGGCCGCTGGGTTTGCTGCACGACAGAGGCTGGATGGTGGTGAACCACAACGGCGTGTGTCTGAGTCAGAAGAGGGAGACGCGTTTGTGCCTCATTCGCCCACAAGTCCACCTCGCCGCAAACAAATTGTTCCTGCAGGCGTCGG GGATGGAGAGCGTGTCGGTCCCCCTGGAAGACGACGTCCGGCTGCACGCAGACTCTCGTGTGTGTCGCAGTAAAGTTTGCGGGGACAG GGTGGAGACGATGGACTGCGGAGACGAAGCTGCATCATGGCTTTCAGACTTCCTGGGACAGCCGTGCCGCCTGATAAGACAACGTCCTGATTACACACGAGAAATGAAGAAGAAGCCAGCCGACG CTGCCGACTCGCCGCTCCTCTCCCTGGTGAACGAAGCTCAGTACCTCATGATCAACCGGGCCAGCGTGGCGCTCATTCAGGATCTAATGAGCAGCAG GCAGGACGGCCATCAGCTCCTCCACACGCAGAGCGTCATCAGCCGCTTCCGCGCCAATTTAGTCATCGCTGGAGCAGAACCCTTTGAGGAGGATAATTGGTCACACTTGATTATTGGCGACACGCGGTTCATG GTCGCAGGTCGCTGCGGGAGGTGCCAGATGATTGGAGTAGACCAGGACACCGGAACCAAAACCAAAGAGCCGCTCATCAGTCTGTCTGCATACCGGACCGGGAAG GTGACCTTTGGTGTGTATCTGAGTCTCCAGGATCCTGAGGACTCTGCCGGAGCCAACGTCCTCTCTGTTGGTTCACTCATCCGGGCCGAGCCGCACAATTACTGA
- the LOC103477142 gene encoding monoacylglycerol lipase ABHD12 codes for MKKRNVKRGDSSPNRKDRKAAGGRRKEGSRSPWWLKRGLLAAVAVCILVPVAYKITPTLIQDIIHTYRLSVPFFEDLSRPADFALNHTINMYLTSEEGISLGVWHTVPESRWKEAQGKDLLWYQNTLNDGNPVFIYLHGNTGSRAAPHRVGVAKLLSALGYHVVVPDYRGFGDSTGEPTESGLTTDAVHVYNWVKARSGDSLVVIWGHSLGTGVSSNTAVKLLEEGVVFDGVILEGAFNTDKQHIPHNMFIWYYWKIPGIKHLFSFLWGKAMPVFPTEHNLKKMKSPILFLHSEDDHLVPIEIARQTYEVAAKAQSKDRVKLVTFDGSLGYLHNGLYRDPKLPGVLKEFVKSL; via the exons ATGAAAAAGAGAAACGTGAAACGCGGCGATTCGTCCCCCAACAGGAAGGACAGGAAGGCGGCTGGCGGCCGGAGGAAAGAGGGGAGTCG GTCCCCCTGGTGGTTAAAACGGGGATTACTGGCTGCTGTTGCTGTCTGCATCCTGGTGCCTGTGGCATATAAAATAACTCCTACATTGATTCAGGACATTATTCACACCTACCGAC TCAGCGTGCCGTTCTTTGAGGATCTGAGCCGGCCTGCTGACTTCGCCCTCAATCACACCATCAACATGTACTTAACGTCAGAGGAGGGCATTTCCCTGGGCGTATG GCATACAGTTCCTGAAAGTCGGTGGAAAGAAGCTCAGGGGAAAGACCTGCTGTGGTACCAGAACACGTTAAATGATGGGAATCCGGTTTTTATATATCTGCACGGAAACACGGGATCAAG GGCAGCTCCACACCGAGTTGGAGTGGCAAAA TTACTGAGTGCGCTGGGTTACCATGTGGTGGTGCCTGACTACAGAG GTTTTGGAGATTCCACTGGAGAGCCGACTGAATCCGGCCTGACTACAGACGCCGTGCACGTGTACAACTGGGTCAAAGCACGCAGCGGGGACAGCCTGGTGGTCATCTGGGGACACTCTCTTGGCACCGG GGTGTCCTCTAACACTGCAGTCAAACTGCTGGAGGAAG GCGTTGTTTTCGATGGTGTGATCCTGGAGGGGGCATTCAATACTGATAAGCAGCATATACCACATAATATGTTCATCTGG tATTACTGGAAAATTCCAGGCATTAAGCATTTGTTCAGTTTCCTGTGGGGAAAAGCAATGCCCGTCTTTCCCACAGAACACAA tttgaagaaaatgaaaagtccGATATTGTTCCTTCATTCTGAGGACGATCACTTGGTTCCCATTGAGATTGCTCGTCAG acctATGAAGTTGCTGCAAAGGCCCAAAGTAAAGACAGAGTCAAGCTTGTGACATTTGACGGTTCTCTGGGGTATCTACACAACGGCTTATATCGGGATCCAAAGCTGCCTGGAGTCTTAAA GGAGTTTGTGAAGTCGTTGTAG